One stretch of Macrobrachium nipponense isolate FS-2020 chromosome 16, ASM1510439v2, whole genome shotgun sequence DNA includes these proteins:
- the LOC135195314 gene encoding tigger transposable element-derived protein 1-like, with product MTVVTIVKDKERILKHVKDAAPMKATAINVKQRSQSIVEMEKLLMIWLEDQNQRCVPVSLSVFQEKARELHEAVVKKHGEGSVSGEFSESRGWFNRFKAHANLHNVTLQGDAASAVSESADSFPSGLAEIIKDGGYTADQVFNVDETGLFWKRMPNRTYLSKEEKSAPGHEAGKERLTLLLGANTSGDLKLKPLLVYSAENPRAFKGIFKSQLPVIWKSNKKMVFEDWFNNHFVPAVEQYLSSKGLPKVLLVLDYAPGHPSNFSNMHPNLKVVYLPPNTTSLIQPMDQGVIVNFKAYYLKRTICSALRAIKGNKELTLKQFWKGYNITDAVRNIASAWDEVKMTTLNGAWKKLCPQFVHSFEGFDQAEDVETVARKIVGLSKRLKLDLEAEDVTELLASHGEELSLEDLI from the coding sequence ATGACGGTGGTAACCatagtgaaggacaaggaacgtattctgaagcacgttaaggatgctgcaccgatgaaggcAACGGCGATTAATgtgaagcaacgtagccagagcattgtggaAATGGAGAAATTactgatgatctggctggaggaccagaaccagcgatgTGTTCCAGTGAGCCTAAGTGTgttccaggagaaggctagagagctgcatgaggcagtagtgaagaAACATGGGGAAGGCAGTGTTAGTGGAGAATTTTCTgagagtagaggttggtttaaccgttttaaggctcatGCGAATTTGCATAATGTGACGCTGCAAGGTGACGCTGCTAGTGCTGTTAGCGAATCAGCAGACAGTTTTCCTAGTGGTTTGGCTgaaataattaaggatggtggttacacagCTGACCAAGTATTTAATGTAGATGAGACTGGCTTATTTTGGAAGAGGATGCCCAACCGTAcatacctttccaaggaggagaagtcagcacctggacATGAAGCTggtaaggagcgactgactttacTCTTGGGGGCCAATActagtggcgacttgaaacttaAGCCCTTGCTAGTGTATTCGGcagagaatcccagggctttcaagggcattttcaaaagTCAACTCCCTGTCATATGGAAGTCTAACAAGaagatggtcttcgaagattggttcaataaCCACTTCGTACCAGCAGTGGAACAGTATTtgtcttcgaagggtctgcctaaGGTTCTTTTAGTTTTAGACTATGCCCCTGGTCATCCTTCAAATTTTAGTAACATGCACCCTAATTTGAAGGTGGTGTATCTTCCACCGAATACAACATCGCTTATACAGccgatggaccagggagtaattgtTAACTTCAAGGCATACTACCTTAAAAGGACAATATGCTCTGCTTTGAGGGCCATCAAAGGTAACAAGGAGTTGACTTTgaagcagttttggaagggctacaacatcaCTGATGCAGTCaggaatattgcaagtgcttgggacgaggtgaagatgaccactttaaatggggcctggaagaaactgtgtccacagtttgtgcacagtttcgAAGgatttgaccaggcagaagatgTCGAGACTGTGGCGAGGaaaatcgtagggctaagcaagaggctgaaactagatctggAAGCTGaggatgttacagagctgctggcatcccatggagaggagTTGTCATTAGAGGACCTCATTTAG